The sequence TACGGTATCTCTCTTTTTAATTACAGTCTGGTTATTACGAAAAAGAGTTTTTACAAAAGTATTCCCCCCTCCACTCCCAAAAAAAATTGCAGTATCATTAGCTGGTCCATAAAATACTTTCTTCTGATTTCTAAAGTTAATATGGAGCTCATCACCTATTTGATAATTCACATTTTCCACATGAAGTTTTAACCAAGAATAAGGCGGCAGGTAAAGATCAATTTTCTGCTTAGTCCCTCTTTCCACAGGGGTTCCGTCGACAGAGTTACAATAATTATGATGCAGAGGAATTCCGCTAGCACATATTCGCACCCAATGCCGAACGTTCTCCGCTTTAAAATCAATGTGGTAGTACCCATTGGAATCGGCATAGGTCGTTGCTACAGTTTCCTCACCCGTTCCACCGACCCAACTTCCCGAAGCAACTTCTTTTACCAGAATAACTTCAATAGGTTTGTCCCAGGCAAATCCCTCAACCCCATTATAGACATATCCTTCAACAGTGGTGGGAAGAGCTTTCTTATCCTTATTACACGCTGTACTAAAAAGAATCAGCATTGATCCGAGAAAGATGAAAAAGTTTGTTTTCATAGGTTAATAGGTCACTTCAGTACTCTAATTTGTGATAGGTTGTGTCAAAGGGTGTTAAAGAAATTGTATCCTTATATAAAAATGTTGAATTTTCTCGTTCTACAGCATATGCTATAGTAACCTTTTTACCACCATATAATAAAATTCTTGTTTCGTTAGCTGGACCATAAAAGGTTAAATAGTCTCCTGATCTTGTAGAAATTCTAATTATATCTCCAGGTTGATAATTCACATTTTCCACATGAAGTTTTAACCATGAGTAAGGTGGCAGATAGAGATCTATTTTCTGTTTAGTTCCTCTTTCTACGGGGGTTCCGCCGACAGAATTACAATAATTATGATGCAGAGGAATTCCGCTGGCACATATTCGCACCCAATGCCGAACGTTCTCCGCTTTAAAATCAATGTGGTAGTACCCATTGGAATCGGCATAGGTCGTTGCTACAGTTTCCTCGCCCGTTCCACCGACCCAACTTCCCGAAGCAACTTCTTTTACAAGAATAACTTCAATAGGTTTGTCCCAGGTAAACCCCTCAACCCCATTATAGACATATCCTTCAACCGTGGTGGGAAGTGCTTTCTTATCCTTATTACAAGCTGTGCTAAAAAGAATCAACATTGATCCGAGAAAGATGAAAAAGTTTGTTTTCATAGGTTTCTGTTTTATATTTCAATTTTACAGCAACTCCTTTTTTCTGTAAAATTAATTTTCGCAACAAAAAATCATCAGTTGCGATTTTTGCAAAAATCCATTTACTCCTATTAATTAAGTTTCCATTACCAAAAGCCCGGAATGGTCCTTAACTATTATCCAAAATTTTTCCTTTCTTGATGTGTTGAGCGAAGAAACTTTAAAGTCAGCAGAATTACTTTCCCCTATTTTCCTTGCTAAATCATTTCTTTCATCTAGTCTTAGCGAGGAGCCTTATAAAAATATTCTTACTAACTTACAGGCTAAAGTAAAACAATACTTTGTATTTACAAAATTTTATTCTGATTTTTCTTTCAAAATCGACCAATCTCCCTTTGTTGCTAGACAGTTTGGTTATATGAACATTTAGCATCTTTGGCTGGATACTAAACAAAACGTTTAGCAAACATAAGGGCTATATGTTATTTGTGAAATAAAGCTTCACCTTAAGTCATGTGGCTAAGCTATGTAAATTCACATTAATTCCAGAAATTCCTTTAAGTGCTCCCTGTTCATTTTTCCAAATCCAAGCCGAAGGGTATTGCCCGGGTATCCACTTGCATAAAACACGGAAGGGTTCTGAAGAAAAAAGCCCTTGGTACTGATACTCCCCAAAAGCTTTTCCAGGTCCAGGAAACGGGAGAACTCCAACCAAAAAGCCAGGCCTGATTCGGGCAGATGATAGTATATGCCCTCTTTGGCGGATAAAATACCATGCAGCTCATCTCTTCTTTTCCGGTATCTTCTTTTGAGCTTCTCGGCATATAACCGAATGACTCCTGTTTTTAGCAATTCATTGACCGATTGCTCCAATATCACATTCCTTTGATTTTGTAGAATACTGCGGACTTTTGAGATTACCGGCTTTGGAGCAACCAAAATATCCATCAGGTACAGGGAGGGCATCATTTTACTTAGTGAGGTCATATAAATTAACTTTCCGGAAGGATATTCGGCCCTTAATGGAATAGGAACTTCCCTGCTATAGATAAACTCATGGTCGTAATCGCATTCGAGGATGTAAAAACCTTCTTTATAGGATAGTGATGTTAGTGTCTTTCTCCGGTCATGTGAAAGAAACGCGGTAGTGGGGTACTGGCAGCGGGAGCTTATCAGCACTGCATCAACCCTCCTTTGGGAGCATAGCTGTTCCAGATGTTCGGTTTTCATGCCTTTCCCATCTACTTTAACAAAAAAGCACTTCACCCCGGCTTGTCTTAAAATTTCCAATGCCCTCGGATCTCCCGGCTCTTCCAGCACTATAGTGCCACCATTGGGAAAGAGGGAATAGATTATCAAAAACAAAAGTGTATAATGACCATGGGAGAAGTAGAATTCCTCCCTTGTACAGCTGATACCCCTTTCTTGTACCAGGTAATGATGAAGGGTATTTTCAAATGGGGGATATCCCTGCGACTGGATTAGATGTTTATCGTGTTTGCGGCCTTTCCAAAAATACCGGCGGTAGGACTGTGCAAGGTCTCTTACCGGACTAAGTGAAATATCCGGAAAGTCCTCGCTTAAGCTCACAGTTCTGGCGAGCTTCTCAAAGTGGCCCGGACCGCTATTTTTGCTGCCTACATAGAAGCCCACTCTTTCTACTACATAGAGGTAGCCCTGTGCCGTGAGCCGCTCGTAGGCTTTCATTACTGTTTTGCGGTGAACCGATAGAAATATTGCCAGTTCCCTGCCCGAGGGCATAGGAAAATCTTCCTTTAATATTCCTTTTTGTATCTGACGCTTTATAAACTCCTCAATTTGCAGGGAATATTTTTCGTGGTCATGCAATCTGAGCTGATGGAAAAGTTTGGGTACCATACTACGGATGTTTTTCAAGCATCCTGGCGAATGGTTTAAACTAAGATGTGTGAGGATGAGTTGCCGGAGCTTGAGTTTTCTGTTTTATGAACCTGCAAATGTAGTAGAATATGTACTTTCCCTGATCCAAACGATTTTCTGGACTACCGGAAAAAGTGACAACTGGCCTACTGTGATTTTCAATTTAAACTGAAAATCAGATGTTTATAAATTTTCACCATGCCGTTTTATCATGATTTTAAGGAAAACCTAAAAATCTGATTTTGAAACTACCAGTCTTTACAGGCAATCTCTGCTGGCCTACCGGAAAAAGTGCAAACTGGCTCCCTCCCGGTATTATTTTTCTTACGAAATTAGCTCTGAAGTTTTTAAAAAGGTCATTAAAAATAT comes from Echinicola vietnamensis DSM 17526 and encodes:
- a CDS encoding PLP-dependent aminotransferase family protein, with the translated sequence MVPKLFHQLRLHDHEKYSLQIEEFIKRQIQKGILKEDFPMPSGRELAIFLSVHRKTVMKAYERLTAQGYLYVVERVGFYVGSKNSGPGHFEKLARTVSLSEDFPDISLSPVRDLAQSYRRYFWKGRKHDKHLIQSQGYPPFENTLHHYLVQERGISCTREEFYFSHGHYTLLFLIIYSLFPNGGTIVLEEPGDPRALEILRQAGVKCFFVKVDGKGMKTEHLEQLCSQRRVDAVLISSRCQYPTTAFLSHDRRKTLTSLSYKEGFYILECDYDHEFIYSREVPIPLRAEYPSGKLIYMTSLSKMMPSLYLMDILVAPKPVISKVRSILQNQRNVILEQSVNELLKTGVIRLYAEKLKRRYRKRRDELHGILSAKEGIYYHLPESGLAFWLEFSRFLDLEKLLGSISTKGFFLQNPSVFYASGYPGNTLRLGFGKMNREHLKEFLELM